In a genomic window of Cardiocondyla obscurior isolate alpha-2009 linkage group LG08, Cobs3.1, whole genome shotgun sequence:
- the Cych gene encoding cyclin-H isoform X2, whose product MFPSSSQKKHWIFSDESDLTALREKTNADFITKHGVNMTAKEKEEHFLSHTEERTLLRFYELQLRDFCRRFNPPMPRATVATALHYFKRFYLRNSVMDYHPKEILVTCVYLACKVEEFNVSIFQFVANIKGDREKASDIIINNELLLMQQLNYNLTVHNPFRPVEGLMIDIKTRYTSLENPEKLRQHIDEFLERVFLTDSVLLYAPSQVALAATLHAASRASANLDNYVTDILFSREQLGGIIEAVRKIRSMAKCVEPPSRELVKALEKKLDKCRNQENNPDSEIYKQRMQEMLDEEDLQDNEKYAKIIQDQAVSDDKVLEMLSPSAFQS is encoded by the exons ATGTTCCCGAGTAGCTCGCAAAAGAAACACTGGATATTTAGCGACGAGAGCGATCTGACCGCCTTGAGAGAGAAAACCAACGCCGATTTTATTACAAAGCACGGTGTCAATATGACT GCAAAGGAAAAGGAGGAACATTTTCTTTCACACACCGAGGAGCGCACGCTACTCCGTTTCTATGAATTACAATTAAGAGACTTCTGCCGTCGATTCAATCCACCAATGCCTCGTGCTACCGTAGCCACTGCTTTGCATtactttaaaagattttatcttAGAAACAGCGTGATGGATTATCATCCAAAGGAGATTCTAGTCACATGCGTGTACTTAGCATGCAAG GTAGAAGAATTCAATGTTTCCATCTTTCAATTTGTGGCAAACATTAAGGGGGACAGAGAAAAAGCATCCGacatcattattaataatgaattacTTCTGATGCAACAATTGAATTACAATCTTACAGTTCACAATCCATTTAGACCTGTGGAAGGATTGATGATCGACATAAAG ACGAGATACACATCCTTGGAGAATCCCGAAAAGTTGAGGCAACATATAGACGAATTCTTAGAGAGGGTTTTCCTAACAGACAGCGTTCTTCTTTACGCTCCAAGCCAAGTTGCACTCGCCGCAACCTTACATGCGGCGTCTAGAGCTTCCGCAAACCTCGACAATTATGTCACCGACATACTCTTCTCGAGAGAGCAGTTGGGTGGGATTATAGAAGCTGTGCGAA AAATACGCTCGATGGCTAAATGTGTAGAACCACCTTCACGAGAGCTCGTAAAGGCCTTAGAGAAGAAGCTAGATAAGTGTAGAAATCAAGAAAATAATCCCGACAGTGAAAT ATACAAACAGAGAATGCAGGAAATGCTGGACGAAGAGGATTTGCAAGATAATGAGAAATATGCAAAGATTATACAGGATCAAGCAGTTTCTGATGACAAAGTTTTGGAAATGTTATCTCCATCCGCCTTTCaatc ataa
- the Cych gene encoding cyclin-H isoform X1 encodes MFPSSSQKKHWIFSDESDLTALREKTNADFITKHGVNMTAKEKEEHFLSHTEERTLLRFYELQLRDFCRRFNPPMPRATVATALHYFKRFYLRNSVMDYHPKEILVTCVYLACKVEEFNVSIFQFVANIKGDREKASDIIINNELLLMQQLNYNLTVHNPFRPVEGLMIDIKTRYTSLENPEKLRQHIDEFLERVFLTDSVLLYAPSQVALAATLHAASRASANLDNYVTDILFSREQLGGIIEAVRKIRSMAKCVEPPSRELVKALEKKLDKCRNQENNPDSEIYKQRMQEMLDEEDLQDNEKYAKIIQDQAVSDDKVLEMLSPSAFQSKYIILQ; translated from the exons ATGTTCCCGAGTAGCTCGCAAAAGAAACACTGGATATTTAGCGACGAGAGCGATCTGACCGCCTTGAGAGAGAAAACCAACGCCGATTTTATTACAAAGCACGGTGTCAATATGACT GCAAAGGAAAAGGAGGAACATTTTCTTTCACACACCGAGGAGCGCACGCTACTCCGTTTCTATGAATTACAATTAAGAGACTTCTGCCGTCGATTCAATCCACCAATGCCTCGTGCTACCGTAGCCACTGCTTTGCATtactttaaaagattttatcttAGAAACAGCGTGATGGATTATCATCCAAAGGAGATTCTAGTCACATGCGTGTACTTAGCATGCAAG GTAGAAGAATTCAATGTTTCCATCTTTCAATTTGTGGCAAACATTAAGGGGGACAGAGAAAAAGCATCCGacatcattattaataatgaattacTTCTGATGCAACAATTGAATTACAATCTTACAGTTCACAATCCATTTAGACCTGTGGAAGGATTGATGATCGACATAAAG ACGAGATACACATCCTTGGAGAATCCCGAAAAGTTGAGGCAACATATAGACGAATTCTTAGAGAGGGTTTTCCTAACAGACAGCGTTCTTCTTTACGCTCCAAGCCAAGTTGCACTCGCCGCAACCTTACATGCGGCGTCTAGAGCTTCCGCAAACCTCGACAATTATGTCACCGACATACTCTTCTCGAGAGAGCAGTTGGGTGGGATTATAGAAGCTGTGCGAA AAATACGCTCGATGGCTAAATGTGTAGAACCACCTTCACGAGAGCTCGTAAAGGCCTTAGAGAAGAAGCTAGATAAGTGTAGAAATCAAGAAAATAATCCCGACAGTGAAAT ATACAAACAGAGAATGCAGGAAATGCTGGACGAAGAGGATTTGCAAGATAATGAGAAATATGCAAAGATTATACAGGATCAAGCAGTTTCTGATGACAAAGTTTTGGAAATGTTATCTCCATCCGCCTTTCaatc taaatatataatcttACAATGA